In a genomic window of Vulpes vulpes isolate BD-2025 chromosome 6, VulVul3, whole genome shotgun sequence:
- the LOC112928080 gene encoding malignant T-cell-amplified sequence 1-like, translating into MFKKSDEKENASHSIQLKTSVIKGIKNQLIEQFPGIQPWLNQIMPKKDPVKIVRCREHREILTVKGELLFFRERDGPFYSALRLLHKYPFILPHQQVDKGAIKFVLSGATTVCPGLTSPGAKLHPVVVGSIVAIMAEGKQHALCAGVMKVSAEDTEKVKRGTGIENIHYLNDGLWPMKTSASLGRNALG; encoded by the coding sequence ATGTTCAAGAAatctgatgaaaaagaaaatgcgTCCCACAGCATCCAGTTGAAAACCTCAGTTATAAAGGGTATTAAGAATCAATTGATAGAACAATTTCCAGGGATTCAACCGTGGCTTAATCAAATCATGCCTAAGAAAGATCCTGTCAAAATAGTGCGATGCCGTGAACATAGAGAAATCCTTACAGTAAAAGGAGAATTactattttttagagaaagagatgggCCTTTTTATTCAGCCCTAAGGTTACTTCACAAATATCCTTTTATCCTGCCACACCAGCAAGTTGATAAAGGAGCCATCAAATTTGTACTCAGTGGAGCAACTACCGTGTGTCCAGGCTTAACGTCTCCTGGAGCTAAACTTCACCCTGTTGTAGTAGGGTCAATTGTTGCAATCATGGCAGAAGGAAAACAGCATGCTCTGTGTGCTGGAGTCATGAAGGTGTCTGCAGAAGATACTGAGAAAGTCAAAAGAGGAACTGGCATTGAAAACATCCATTATTTAAATGATGGGCTGTGGCCTATGAAGACATCAGCAAGCCTCGGAAGGAATGCTCTGGGCTAA